Proteins from a single region of Paenibacillus sp. BIHB 4019:
- a CDS encoding metallophosphoesterase, with amino-acid sequence MLKPRLIGTIALVLFIFVAINAYIGWNGWLYLSALISLDNPLPYAFAVAIISISYIIGRLLQPVAPLRKIGRVFKLIGSYWLAVMEYAVLLLPPADLIYWLLTKLDIPASTALLAVGSAVAVIMLAILLRGSWNAWSPVVRTYSITIAKPAGTRTSLRIGMASDIHLGTIVGKRHLARLAKAMEHMKPDLILLPGDVIDDDIAPYLDDNMSEVMKRLQAPLGVYAVLGNHEYYGGHIARFIAEMDAVGIRVLLDESVKIDDGFYIIGRKDLSAKRSDPEGRQSVKELVAALDASLPLIMMDHQPSDLEQASLQGIDLSLSGHTHRGQMMPNHLFTRRLFELDWGFLKKGQLHAIVSSGFGTWGPPLRIGSRAEIIQLNVEFRP; translated from the coding sequence ATGTTGAAACCGCGTTTGATCGGTACAATCGCTTTAGTATTATTTATTTTTGTGGCTATTAACGCTTATATCGGCTGGAATGGATGGCTTTATTTATCGGCCTTGATTTCTCTGGATAATCCTCTGCCATATGCCTTCGCTGTTGCCATTATTTCTATCTCTTATATCATTGGAAGACTTCTTCAACCAGTAGCACCTCTGCGCAAAATAGGGCGTGTGTTCAAGCTCATCGGCTCCTACTGGCTCGCGGTAATGGAATATGCGGTGCTGCTGCTTCCTCCAGCAGATTTGATTTATTGGCTGCTGACGAAGCTGGATATCCCCGCCTCTACAGCTCTGCTTGCAGTAGGCAGCGCAGTCGCCGTTATCATGTTGGCCATTTTGCTGCGCGGGAGCTGGAATGCCTGGTCGCCGGTCGTTCGCACTTATTCCATAACGATTGCCAAGCCTGCAGGAACACGCACATCGCTGCGTATTGGAATGGCCTCTGACATCCACCTCGGCACCATCGTCGGCAAACGCCATTTGGCGCGGCTTGCGAAGGCTATGGAGCATATGAAGCCCGATTTGATTTTGCTGCCTGGCGACGTCATTGACGATGATATTGCCCCCTATTTGGATGACAATATGTCCGAGGTCATGAAGCGACTGCAAGCTCCGCTCGGCGTCTATGCTGTGCTAGGCAATCATGAATATTATGGCGGTCACATTGCCCGCTTCATAGCGGAGATGGATGCTGTCGGCATACGCGTCCTGCTGGACGAGAGCGTGAAAATTGATGACGGCTTTTACATCATTGGCCGCAAGGACTTAAGCGCGAAGCGATCAGACCCCGAAGGCCGTCAATCCGTGAAGGAACTCGTCGCAGCGCTTGACGCTTCCCTGCCGCTCATCATGATGGATCATCAGCCCTCCGATCTGGAGCAGGCTTCGCTGCAGGGCATTGATCTTTCCTTGTCCGGCCATACCCACCGCGGTCAAATGATGCCGAACCACCTGTTCACAAGACGGCTGTTCGAGCTGGACTGGGGCTTTTTGAAAAAAGGACAGCTGCATGCCATCGTCTCCTCCGGCTTCGGCACCTGGGGACCGCCGCTTCGCATCGGCAGCCGCGCAGAAATTATTCAGCTCAACGTCGAATTTCGTCCATAA
- a CDS encoding SDR family oxidoreductase: protein MMQMSGKIVLVTGANAGMGLASATELAKAGAEVIMACRSLERGEAARQQALAASGAAHIELMVCDLGDFASIAAFCEAFKQRYDRLDVLLNNAGVVSLKRELTKDGYESMIGVNHLGHFLLTTSLLELLERSPQGRVVNVSSGAYKAGKIHFEDINLTRGFSVVKGYAQSKLANILFTKELARRLAHTKVTVNCLHPGAVGTSLGVNRQTGFGKSMHALLRPFFLTSLQGAQTALYLASSEEGGAVSGHYFYKQKREEVSAKAMDEQAAKRLWEWSEQQAQHRKQVK, encoded by the coding sequence ATGATGCAAATGAGTGGGAAAATCGTACTTGTTACCGGAGCAAATGCGGGCATGGGATTGGCATCAGCTACGGAGCTGGCGAAGGCCGGCGCGGAAGTTATTATGGCTTGCCGCAGCCTGGAGCGCGGAGAAGCCGCACGGCAGCAGGCGCTTGCCGCAAGCGGTGCCGCGCATATCGAGCTGATGGTCTGCGATCTTGGAGATTTTGCGAGCATTGCTGCCTTTTGCGAAGCTTTCAAGCAGCGGTACGACCGGCTGGATGTGCTGCTGAACAATGCAGGCGTTGTATCGCTGAAGCGCGAGCTAACCAAAGATGGTTATGAAAGCATGATCGGCGTTAATCATCTGGGCCATTTTTTACTGACGACATCGTTATTGGAGCTGCTGGAGCGATCACCGCAGGGCAGAGTAGTCAATGTATCCTCGGGCGCATATAAAGCGGGAAAAATCCATTTTGAAGACATAAATCTGACTCGGGGCTTTAGTGTAGTAAAGGGTTATGCCCAATCGAAGCTGGCCAACATTTTGTTTACCAAGGAGCTGGCCAGGCGGCTGGCGCATACGAAGGTGACGGTTAATTGCCTTCATCCAGGAGCGGTAGGAACGTCGCTCGGCGTTAACCGCCAGACGGGATTTGGCAAAAGCATGCATGCGCTGCTGCGGCCTTTTTTCTTAACTTCGCTGCAGGGGGCGCAGACGGCGCTGTATTTGGCGAGCTCGGAGGAAGGCGGAGCGGTAAGCGGGCACTATTTTTATAAGCAAAAAAGGGAGGAAGTGTCTGCTAAAGCAATGGATGAGCAGGCTGCCAAGCGGCTTTGGGAATGGAGCGAGCAGCAGGCCCAACACAGAAAACAAGTGAAATAA
- a CDS encoding copper amine oxidase N-terminal domain-containing protein, translating to MKRLRTAFTVIPAISLAASLMGAPLASAALPASSSDYITAAAVAPAAKKITLKVNGNSYVTESAPFISQNSVYMPLREVGELLGALVSWDAAAKTVTMSYPGHLVTLKVGSTEAINNGKQIKLNTPLQVIKGHVYVPLRFFSESIGASVTWKQADNTVGINQKVIYQAGGSLQSGAVWIDPATGTLYSALGKSDIPKLAGKLNIDPELTGYWGISTKAVGTNGLMLTVLLNYGEPGIQYRSHAAYIKDSKLVKQATAQYFQRYEPNIVAMNNNPLLTDGKTLSLLDSSGATLEEYDLPKLGGKDEAYAVLGMGQGYLIIRPNKTGLLTLVDLKTGTATLLYKQFLSAAEQEYAETNDVPYHGDELAFNGETSKGVLSFSYRSALDGKSYTYSYSLNKA from the coding sequence ATGAAACGTTTACGCACTGCTTTTACAGTCATTCCAGCAATCAGCCTCGCAGCTTCGTTAATGGGAGCGCCTCTTGCATCAGCAGCACTTCCAGCAAGCAGCAGCGATTACATAACAGCGGCGGCAGTTGCGCCAGCCGCCAAGAAAATAACGCTTAAGGTGAACGGAAACTCCTATGTGACCGAATCGGCCCCTTTTATATCACAAAACTCGGTGTATATGCCGCTTCGCGAGGTTGGCGAGCTGCTAGGAGCCCTTGTGTCTTGGGATGCAGCCGCCAAAACCGTCACGATGAGCTACCCGGGACATCTGGTTACGTTGAAGGTCGGGTCCACGGAGGCGATCAACAACGGCAAGCAGATCAAGCTGAACACCCCGCTTCAAGTGATTAAAGGCCATGTCTACGTACCGCTGCGCTTTTTCTCGGAATCCATTGGGGCAAGCGTGACTTGGAAACAAGCCGATAACACAGTAGGGATTAACCAGAAGGTCATTTATCAAGCGGGTGGCAGCCTGCAGTCAGGCGCAGTATGGATCGATCCAGCAACTGGAACCCTTTATTCGGCGCTAGGCAAATCCGATATCCCCAAGCTTGCAGGCAAGCTTAATATTGATCCGGAGCTTACCGGCTACTGGGGCATTTCAACCAAAGCGGTCGGAACAAATGGCCTCATGCTAACCGTTCTACTAAACTACGGGGAGCCCGGCATTCAATACCGTTCCCACGCTGCTTATATTAAAGATAGTAAGCTCGTCAAGCAGGCTACGGCGCAATATTTCCAGCGCTATGAGCCTAACATCGTTGCGATGAACAATAATCCTTTGCTGACCGACGGCAAAACATTATCCCTACTAGACAGCAGCGGAGCCACCTTGGAGGAATATGACCTGCCCAAGCTCGGTGGCAAGGATGAAGCATATGCCGTGCTTGGCATGGGCCAAGGCTACCTTATTATTCGCCCTAACAAAACAGGGCTGCTCACTTTAGTCGATTTGAAGACGGGCACCGCTACGCTCCTTTATAAGCAGTTCCTGTCTGCTGCCGAGCAGGAATATGCGGAAACAAATGACGTCCCTTATCATGGCGATGAGCTGGCCTTCAATGGCGAAACGTCTAAAGGCGTGCTCAGCTTCTCCTATCGCAGCGCCCTCGATGGCAAAAGCTACACCTACAGCTACTCGCTGAATAAAGCGTAA
- a CDS encoding gluconokinase codes for MGRELVIGLDLGTTSVKACIFDRNGHLVADVEKMNTFYYPQQGWVEQSPVEIERSAVLAIREAIEKAKVEEGELLALGFSAAMHAILTLDAAGNPTSPAIIWADGRSAGQAEALLEASGEQVYKATGTPIHPMTPLMKLLWMKENNYEPYEQASYFMSIKEYLLYCWFGQRKIDYAMASATGLFNPAKLDWEPELLALTGITAAQLSEIVPPTEILSGLNADIAAQMGVPADLPFAIGSADGQLSNLGIGAILPGEVAVSVGTSGAIRQLTHQAKVSDSRETFCYSFTKDTYIVGGPTNNGGIALQWLKDTLNYEGGYEAFLAEAEKVAPGADGLLFLPYLNGERAPLWNQRAKGNFYGLTMTHERAHFIRAVLEGVTFNLYQIGKALEKLAGAPQKMYVNGGLSRSPLWLQMMADIFDAEIYVSENHHSAAWGAAWTSLVATGYASSYEEIKQHIPMDKPVVPNPEMSKRYKEIYANYEKLAKTMAAFF; via the coding sequence ATGGGAAGAGAGCTGGTAATCGGGCTTGATCTGGGGACAACCAGCGTGAAAGCTTGTATTTTTGATCGAAACGGCCATTTGGTTGCAGATGTGGAGAAAATGAATACGTTCTACTACCCGCAGCAAGGCTGGGTGGAGCAAAGCCCGGTGGAAATCGAGCGCTCGGCCGTGCTCGCTATTAGAGAAGCGATTGAGAAGGCGAAGGTAGAGGAAGGCGAGCTGCTGGCGCTCGGTTTTTCGGCGGCGATGCATGCGATTCTGACGCTGGACGCAGCCGGAAATCCGACTTCCCCGGCGATTATTTGGGCGGATGGAAGAAGCGCGGGCCAGGCGGAAGCGCTGCTGGAAGCAAGCGGGGAGCAGGTGTACAAGGCGACGGGAACGCCGATTCACCCGATGACGCCGCTCATGAAGCTGCTGTGGATGAAAGAAAATAACTATGAGCCTTATGAGCAAGCGAGCTATTTTATGTCGATTAAGGAATATTTGCTTTACTGTTGGTTCGGACAACGCAAAATCGATTATGCGATGGCTTCGGCAACCGGCTTATTCAATCCAGCGAAGCTGGACTGGGAGCCAGAGCTGCTGGCGTTAACCGGCATTACAGCAGCGCAGCTGTCCGAAATCGTGCCGCCAACGGAAATTCTTTCGGGGCTAAATGCGGATATTGCTGCCCAAATGGGCGTTCCAGCGGACCTGCCGTTCGCGATTGGATCTGCGGATGGACAGCTGTCGAACCTCGGCATTGGAGCGATTCTTCCCGGCGAGGTTGCCGTATCTGTTGGGACGAGCGGGGCAATCCGCCAGCTCACGCATCAGGCGAAGGTGAGCGATAGCCGCGAGACGTTCTGCTACTCTTTTACGAAGGACACGTATATCGTCGGCGGCCCGACGAACAATGGCGGCATTGCGCTGCAATGGCTGAAGGATACGCTGAATTATGAGGGCGGCTACGAGGCTTTTCTGGCTGAGGCTGAGAAGGTTGCTCCCGGCGCGGACGGCCTGCTTTTCCTGCCGTATTTGAACGGCGAACGGGCACCGCTGTGGAATCAGCGGGCGAAGGGCAATTTCTACGGCTTAACGATGACCCATGAGCGGGCACACTTCATTCGCGCGGTGCTGGAGGGTGTAACGTTCAACCTGTATCAGATTGGCAAGGCGCTGGAGAAGCTGGCGGGCGCGCCGCAAAAAATGTATGTGAACGGCGGGCTGTCCCGCTCGCCGCTCTGGCTGCAAATGATGGCGGATATTTTCGACGCCGAAATATACGTCTCGGAAAACCATCATAGCGCCGCATGGGGCGCCGCTTGGACTTCATTAGTAGCAACTGGCTATGCGAGCTCTTATGAGGAAATTAAGCAGCATATTCCAATGGACAAGCCGGTTGTGCCGAACCCGGAGATGAGCAAGCGCTACAAAGAAATTTATGCGAATTATGAAAAGCTGGCGAAAACGATGGCAGCCTTTTTCTAA
- a CDS encoding alpha/beta hydrolase encodes MTEIALWPESAYENVEGERPYLVPHLIKSGKPLAAVIVLPGGGYRYRADHEGEPIAKWLNDLGLHAFVLHYRVAPHKHPIPLGDAKRAMRIVRSQAAEFGIDPTRIGILGFSAGGHLASTVGTHFDAGDSSSTDPIERASSRPDAMVLCYPVISLGEFRHHGSLVHLLGEDAPEELRRELSNELQVTEQTPPTFLWHCADDGAVPVQNSLMFAAALASSGVPYEMHIYESGGHGIGLAYDHPEAHTWSLCCGNWLKKRGFTEDLEMQ; translated from the coding sequence ATGACGGAAATAGCATTATGGCCAGAATCAGCTTATGAAAATGTGGAAGGCGAGCGCCCGTATTTAGTGCCTCATCTTATCAAGTCGGGTAAGCCACTAGCAGCAGTCATCGTGCTTCCAGGCGGCGGTTATCGCTATCGTGCCGATCATGAAGGAGAGCCAATTGCTAAATGGCTGAATGATCTGGGCTTGCATGCGTTTGTCCTGCATTACCGTGTAGCTCCGCATAAGCACCCTATTCCGCTCGGCGACGCGAAGCGCGCCATGCGGATCGTCAGAAGCCAGGCAGCTGAATTCGGCATTGATCCTACGCGTATTGGCATACTCGGCTTCTCGGCTGGCGGTCATCTGGCTTCCACAGTCGGCACGCATTTTGATGCCGGAGACAGCAGCAGTACCGATCCGATTGAACGCGCAAGCAGCCGCCCAGATGCGATGGTACTGTGTTATCCGGTGATTTCCCTAGGGGAGTTCCGTCACCATGGCTCACTGGTCCATTTGCTTGGAGAGGATGCGCCTGAGGAGCTTCGCCGGGAGCTGTCGAACGAGCTGCAAGTAACGGAGCAGACGCCGCCGACCTTCCTGTGGCATTGCGCAGATGACGGGGCCGTTCCTGTCCAGAACAGTCTAATGTTTGCAGCAGCGCTTGCTAGCAGCGGCGTGCCTTATGAAATGCACATTTATGAGAGCGGCGGACATGGCATCGGCCTTGCCTATGACCATCCTGAAGCGCATACTTGGAGTTTATGCTGCGGCAACTGGCTGAAAAAACGCGGCTTTACGGAAGATTTAGAGATGCAATAA
- a CDS encoding YnfA family protein, with protein MQILLFIAAGLAEIGGGYLVWLWLREGKPYWYGILGSGILVLYGILPTLQSFPTFGRVYAAYGGVFVAMAVLWGWLVDKRTPDLYDWIGAAVCLVGVSIILWAPRG; from the coding sequence ATGCAAATTTTATTGTTTATTGCTGCTGGACTTGCAGAAATCGGCGGCGGCTATTTGGTGTGGCTTTGGCTGCGCGAAGGAAAGCCTTATTGGTACGGCATATTGGGCAGTGGGATCTTGGTGCTGTACGGGATTTTGCCTACGCTGCAATCGTTTCCGACCTTTGGCAGAGTATATGCGGCATATGGCGGCGTGTTTGTCGCAATGGCGGTGCTCTGGGGCTGGCTCGTAGACAAGCGGACGCCAGATCTTTACGATTGGATTGGCGCTGCCGTATGTCTGGTCGGCGTATCGATTATTTTGTGGGCGCCGCGAGGATAG
- a CDS encoding transporter substrate-binding domain-containing protein, with protein sequence MFEKAAVKSAIALLALFSLMLAGCTKDAPRPERSNPAMLQWLPIIKQSGKLVIATTENYPFEYTDEETGEFIGYDVDLAQAIADEIGVDIEWIKMPFSELLNALQLGKADMVIASMYITEERERAVDMSDKYLDSGMAIVKRMGDHSVRSLNDLNGKTIGVKTQATSEREAEALIAQGKEIKIRSYASVAECMEALRSGEVDIVFNDYLKQVSYNQHYPEAHLELVGGAFTQEGFGIAVVKGQTELLQVVNQVIHRLQENGDADVLYSKWLQ encoded by the coding sequence ATGTTTGAGAAAGCAGCTGTAAAGTCGGCTATCGCGCTGCTTGCGTTGTTTAGCCTCATGCTTGCTGGCTGTACGAAGGATGCGCCGAGGCCTGAGAGAAGCAATCCTGCCATGCTGCAATGGCTGCCAATCATTAAACAGTCGGGCAAGCTGGTTATTGCCACAACCGAAAATTACCCGTTTGAATATACGGATGAAGAGACAGGCGAGTTTATAGGGTACGATGTGGATTTGGCGCAAGCGATTGCAGACGAAATTGGCGTAGACATTGAATGGATAAAAATGCCATTTTCTGAGCTGCTTAACGCCCTGCAGCTGGGTAAAGCCGACATGGTTATAGCCAGCATGTATATTACCGAAGAGCGGGAACGGGCCGTCGATATGTCGGATAAATATTTGGATTCCGGCATGGCAATCGTCAAGCGGATGGGCGACCATTCGGTACGCTCGCTTAATGATTTGAATGGCAAGACGATCGGTGTAAAAACGCAGGCGACCAGCGAGCGGGAAGCAGAAGCGCTTATTGCGCAGGGCAAAGAAATTAAAATACGATCGTACGCTTCGGTAGCGGAATGTATGGAAGCATTGCGCTCTGGCGAAGTAGATATCGTATTTAACGATTATTTAAAGCAGGTCAGCTACAATCAGCATTATCCCGAGGCACACTTGGAGCTGGTAGGCGGCGCATTTACCCAAGAAGGCTTCGGGATAGCTGTCGTCAAAGGGCAGACCGAATTGCTTCAGGTCGTCAATCAGGTCATACACAGGCTGCAGGAAAATGGCGATGCGGATGTGCTGTACAGCAAATGGCTGCAATAA
- a CDS encoding AraC family transcriptional regulator, translated as MDAHLALTADRFPLVRDIGWNQTEELYTHPDRTLDYHVFLYVASGSMQVVEEAVPFLIQAKQYLFLKKGLHHWGRHETAAGTQWYWIHFNMENGGNYENTPYKERAPLPELALYYPDHYQYRLTLPKHGTAFPGMENRLNALMKMPQEGRSHQMTRTSLSVYELFLDLHQASTLERKSTGAEEISERIIAFLGSHSCEPFSARHLAAALNLNYSYLSATFKRVTGQSIIEAHTRLRLQHAVALMRSSSLNISDISDRLGYQNPFYFSRVFKKMYGESPSSYLKQLYRPY; from the coding sequence ATGGATGCCCACCTTGCTTTAACGGCTGACCGTTTTCCATTAGTACGGGACATTGGCTGGAACCAGACAGAGGAGCTATACACGCATCCCGATCGCACGCTGGATTATCATGTTTTTTTGTACGTGGCAAGCGGCAGCATGCAGGTGGTGGAGGAGGCGGTGCCCTTTCTAATCCAGGCGAAGCAATATTTATTTTTGAAAAAAGGGCTTCATCATTGGGGACGGCATGAAACGGCTGCGGGTACACAGTGGTATTGGATTCATTTTAATATGGAAAATGGTGGTAATTATGAAAATACACCTTACAAAGAAAGGGCCCCGCTGCCGGAGCTGGCCCTTTATTATCCCGATCATTATCAATATAGGCTCACCCTGCCAAAGCATGGCACTGCCTTTCCGGGCATGGAAAATCGTTTGAATGCGCTGATGAAGATGCCCCAGGAGGGGCGATCTCATCAAATGACGAGAACTAGCCTCAGCGTATACGAGCTGTTTCTGGATCTTCACCAAGCGTCTACCCTGGAAAGAAAAAGCACAGGGGCTGAGGAAATTTCCGAGCGGATTATCGCTTTTCTGGGATCGCATAGCTGCGAGCCTTTTTCAGCCCGTCATTTGGCAGCTGCCTTAAACTTGAATTACAGCTATCTTTCCGCTACATTCAAGCGCGTAACCGGACAATCCATCATTGAGGCGCATACCCGATTAAGGCTCCAGCACGCCGTAGCGCTAATGCGCAGCAGTTCCTTAAACATTTCTGATATTAGCGATCGGCTCGGGTATCAAAATCCATTTTATTTCAGCAGAGTGTTCAAAAAAATGTACGGCGAATCTCCCTCCTCTTACCTAAAGCAATTGTACCGTCCCTATTAA
- a CDS encoding alpha/beta hydrolase family protein produces the protein MWKADQLLNRLYEEAVEAHREAAEAESREGRRLQLKSELASAIGSFESNPGHEPVVLERVQCDGYTRERVELSATPGLSFAAYVLIPDGAKSGQLPGVLAVHGHGYGSREIVGLLPDGAEDHGEPNIHQHFAVQLAKRGMVVIAPDVVGFGERRLDADLQENPDAPSSCYRLSTQLMMLGKTLTGLRTAEVLEALNHLAGRPEVDAARIGAMGFSGGALISYVAAALDERIKAVVLTGFTNTFKESIFAVHHCIDNYTPGLLAHAELPELIGLIAPRPLFLESGQNDPIFPVEGFKKAAAELQAIYEREGVPGQLQSDIFPGVHEISGRVSYNWLRETLSI, from the coding sequence ATGTGGAAAGCAGACCAGCTATTAAATCGGCTTTATGAGGAAGCGGTTGAAGCGCATCGTGAAGCGGCGGAAGCAGAGAGCAGGGAAGGCAGAAGGCTGCAATTAAAGAGCGAGCTTGCATCAGCGATAGGTTCTTTTGAATCAAACCCTGGGCATGAGCCTGTCGTGCTGGAACGGGTCCAATGCGATGGATATACGAGGGAACGGGTGGAGCTGTCCGCTACACCGGGGCTGTCCTTCGCAGCGTATGTGCTTATTCCAGATGGCGCAAAGAGCGGGCAGCTGCCCGGTGTATTGGCAGTGCATGGGCATGGTTATGGCAGCAGGGAAATCGTCGGTTTGCTCCCGGACGGGGCGGAAGACCATGGCGAGCCTAACATTCATCAGCATTTTGCCGTCCAACTGGCAAAGCGAGGCATGGTGGTTATTGCGCCCGATGTCGTCGGCTTCGGTGAACGGAGGCTGGATGCGGATTTGCAGGAAAATCCCGATGCCCCAAGCTCCTGCTATCGATTGTCTACCCAGCTCATGATGCTGGGCAAAACGCTAACGGGCCTTCGGACAGCTGAAGTGTTGGAAGCGCTTAACCATTTGGCGGGCAGGCCAGAGGTAGATGCAGCCCGCATAGGGGCGATGGGTTTTTCCGGCGGAGCACTTATCTCATATGTAGCCGCAGCGCTGGATGAACGAATAAAAGCAGTTGTTTTGACTGGTTTTACGAATACGTTTAAGGAAAGCATATTTGCGGTGCATCACTGTATCGACAATTATACGCCAGGCCTGCTGGCCCACGCCGAGCTTCCCGAGCTGATCGGGCTAATTGCGCCGCGTCCACTGTTTCTGGAATCAGGGCAAAACGATCCGATTTTCCCGGTTGAGGGCTTTAAAAAAGCGGCAGCAGAGCTGCAGGCCATTTATGAACGCGAAGGCGTGCCGGGGCAGCTGCAATCCGATATTTTCCCGGGTGTCCATGAAATTAGCGGGCGGGTTTCCTATAATTGGCTGCGAGAAACGCTTTCCATATAG
- a CDS encoding DNA topoisomerase III, with protein MKSLVLAEKPSVAKEIARVLGCTNKNKSYIEGPKYVVTWALGHLVTLAEPEEYDPKYRTWNLEDLPLLPAKMNLKVMKETSHQFKAVAQLCKRSDISELIIATDAGREGELVARWIMELVHWRKPFKRLWISSQTDKAIKDGFSRLKPGAEYNHLYASAVCRAEADWLIGLNVTRALTTKYNAQLAAGRVQTPTLAALMDREKEIEQFQSQPFWTVSADMGTFQAVWREQDGHDGRVWGRDEAGAVVARLQGKGAKVDKLRTVEKSEPHPGAYDLTELQRDANKRLGFSAKQTSNVLQKLYEQHKIVTYPRTDSRYLSSDIVPTFKSRLESVAVGPYAPFARKLLRGPLTVTKRFVDDSKVSDHHAIIPTEQYVNLSALSAEERKLYDLIVRRFLALFSPAYRYDETSVTLAVGSDKLYAKGRVQKESGWKELYSGGGTGSGSFSDDDDEDDDKARSEADRQPEQLLPAMSMGQTLPIKQARFKELRTLPPARYTEASLLGRMEKHSLGTPATRADIIEKLLGTDTIERRGNQLSPTGKGRQLIEIVVEELRRPELTAEWERELERIALGKGNPAKFMAGIREQASKWVAEVKNETKEYKPHNLTHSRCPECSKHLMEVKGKRGKSLVCPDRECGYRRSAEPALSNKRCPQCRKKMEIHDGKAGKYAQCRPCNVIEMLGDKQGGRINKHQEKKLINQFSDNVSLSNSLADALKAAMSKQEDDK; from the coding sequence ATGAAATCATTAGTGCTCGCGGAAAAGCCAAGCGTGGCAAAGGAAATTGCCCGTGTGCTCGGCTGTACGAACAAAAATAAAAGCTACATAGAAGGCCCGAAATATGTGGTAACCTGGGCACTTGGCCATCTGGTTACCCTCGCAGAGCCGGAGGAATATGATCCGAAATACCGTACCTGGAATTTGGAGGATTTGCCGCTGCTGCCCGCTAAAATGAACTTGAAGGTGATGAAGGAAACGTCGCATCAGTTCAAGGCGGTAGCGCAGCTGTGCAAGCGTTCTGATATTAGCGAGCTTATTATCGCAACGGATGCCGGGCGTGAGGGAGAGCTCGTTGCCCGCTGGATTATGGAGCTGGTGCATTGGCGCAAGCCGTTTAAACGGCTCTGGATTTCGTCTCAGACGGATAAAGCGATCAAGGATGGCTTTAGCAGGCTGAAGCCGGGAGCGGAATATAACCATTTGTATGCATCCGCGGTATGCCGTGCCGAGGCAGACTGGCTAATTGGACTGAATGTCACCCGTGCCTTGACGACTAAATACAATGCACAGCTGGCGGCAGGACGCGTGCAGACGCCGACGCTCGCTGCGCTGATGGACCGGGAGAAGGAAATTGAGCAGTTCCAGTCCCAGCCGTTTTGGACGGTATCTGCCGATATGGGCACTTTCCAGGCGGTATGGCGCGAGCAAGATGGCCATGATGGACGTGTATGGGGCCGTGATGAAGCCGGCGCAGTCGTCGCCCGCTTGCAGGGAAAGGGCGCGAAGGTCGACAAGCTGCGTACAGTCGAAAAGTCGGAGCCGCATCCGGGCGCCTATGACTTGACGGAGCTGCAGCGCGACGCGAACAAGCGGCTGGGCTTCTCGGCGAAGCAGACGTCCAATGTGCTGCAGAAGCTGTATGAGCAGCATAAAATCGTCACTTATCCGCGTACCGACTCGCGCTATCTATCGAGCGACATCGTGCCGACGTTCAAAAGCAGGCTGGAAAGCGTGGCAGTCGGGCCTTATGCGCCTTTTGCCCGCAAGCTGCTGCGCGGCCCGTTAACTGTGACGAAGCGATTCGTTGATGACAGCAAGGTGAGCGATCACCATGCGATTATTCCAACGGAGCAATACGTTAATTTGTCTGCCTTAAGCGCGGAGGAGCGCAAGCTGTATGATCTGATTGTCCGCCGTTTTCTAGCCTTGTTCTCGCCAGCGTACCGCTATGATGAGACGAGCGTTACGCTGGCAGTTGGCAGCGATAAGCTGTACGCCAAAGGACGGGTGCAGAAGGAAAGCGGCTGGAAAGAGCTTTACAGCGGGGGAGGAACCGGCAGCGGAAGCTTTAGCGACGATGACGATGAAGACGACGATAAAGCACGCAGCGAGGCGGATCGCCAGCCGGAGCAGCTGCTGCCGGCCATGAGCATGGGGCAGACGCTGCCGATTAAGCAAGCCCGATTCAAGGAATTGCGGACGCTGCCGCCTGCAAGATATACGGAAGCATCGCTGCTTGGCCGAATGGAGAAGCATAGCTTGGGTACGCCAGCGACGCGCGCGGATATTATTGAGAAGCTGCTCGGAACCGACACCATTGAGCGTCGGGGCAATCAGCTGTCGCCAACGGGAAAAGGCAGGCAGCTGATCGAAATTGTCGTCGAGGAGCTTCGTCGGCCGGAGCTGACGGCTGAGTGGGAGCGGGAGCTGGAGCGGATTGCGCTTGGCAAGGGCAACCCAGCGAAATTTATGGCGGGCATTCGCGAGCAGGCGAGCAAATGGGTGGCAGAGGTGAAAAATGAGACAAAGGAATACAAGCCTCATAATCTGACGCATTCGCGCTGCCCGGAATGCAGCAAGCACTTGATGGAAGTGAAGGGCAAGCGCGGCAAGTCGCTTGTATGCCCAGATCGGGAATGCGGCTATCGCCGCTCGGCTGAGCCGGCGCTGTCGAACAAGCGCTGCCCGCAATGCCGCAAGAAGATGGAAATTCATGACGGCAAAGCCGGAAAATATGCACAGTGCCGACCATGCAACGTCATTGAAATGCTGGGCGATAAGCAGGGCGGCCGGATTAATAAGCATCAGGAGAAAAAACTGATCAATCAATTCAGCGATAATGTGTCGCTCTCGAACAGCTTGGCGGATGCCCTCAAAGCAGCTATGAGCAAGCAGGAAGACGACAAGTAA